In Rhineura floridana isolate rRhiFlo1 chromosome 6, rRhiFlo1.hap2, whole genome shotgun sequence, one genomic interval encodes:
- the CSF1 gene encoding macrophage colony-stimulating factor 1 isoform X2: MTAHVVLALLLLAACTIHGAEQNHRGCNRLITDSHLRSLSDLIDSQMKPSCLRSFQYVDERELNNTECFLRAAHSPLKNILDGIEFKSNTPNHKKLEEVKVLHLKVGSCMDEDGHDEDESKHCIKRFYLTAEEMLQLVYSYFSKAKQFFYKANFSHDCSSVFQKCSDSQGKGTTSPDQLDSKEAAASTLHLSKLPGTTQTQGGSEGRTRTRMHRSTQKGQGAAESMDFRVNTDAIMSSPPEEIALAAVSQGLDPLSMDTASLLDPSLILHLWSPRLRNIHSHPSRPSQQHTESMGMGSLLPSSGAGSSQTWASKLSSFPPPFSGSAKPSLSNQWLKTTEVDEAIPGLASDWDMTDTSSASSLTLASFASLHSVDSSGVPSGGRWATLLPSDPALSPEPGSENPVSATQQLSRLVVTTDSPSSARQVSPESYSWGEQGSRGRAPGVQHSTQLRERRAEQEEGLAKNREPEDSMSGPSFDPNLIPPNTDKHIKEPGARDTQGMAVPYVVVPSVLGILLAVGGLLFYMHKSRILARRRLQRNERNMERSEGRPLNRGEEHMELQIQEEL, encoded by the exons ATGACCGCCCACGTTGTATTGGCCTTGCTCCTCCTTGCAGCCTGCACTATCCATGGGGCAGAACAGAACCACAGAGGGTGCAATCGGCTCATCACTGATTCTCACCTAAGGAGCCTGTCTGATCTG ATTGATAGCCAGATGAAACCCTCCTGCTTGCGGTCCTTTCAGTATGTGGATGAGAGAGAGCTG AACAACACTGAATGCTTTCTCAGAGCGGCACATTCACCACTAAAAAACATTCTTGATGGAATTGAATTCAAGAGCAATACTCCAAATCATAAGAAGCTAGAAGAGGTAAAAGTCTTACACTTGAAAGTTGGAAGCTGCATGGATGAAGATGGACATGATGAAGATGAGAGCAAG CACTGCATCAAGAGGTTCTACCTGACTGCAGAGGAGATGCTGCAGCTGGTGTACAGCTACTTCAGCAAAGCTAAACAATTCTTTTATAAAGCAAATTTCAGCCATGATTGCAGCAGTGTCTTCCAGAAGTGTTCAGACTCTCAAGGAAAGGGGACAACTtctccag ACCAGCTGGACAGCAAAGAGGCAGCTGCCAGCACTCTCCATCTATCTAAGTTGCCTGGCACCACGCAGACTCAAGGCGGGTCAGAGGGTAGGACCAGGACCAGGATGCATAGGAGCACCCAAAAGGGCCAAGGAGCTGCAGAGAGCATGGATTTCAGGGTCAACACTGATGCTATCATGTCCTCGCCACCAGAAGAAATAGCATTGGCAGCTGTGTCACAGGGGCTTGACCCTCTGTCCATGGACACTGCATCCCTCCTGGATCCATCCCTAATCCTGCATCTGTGGTCCCCCAGGCTCAGAAACATTCATTCCCATCCCTCTCGTCCTAGTCAGCAACACACTGAATCCATGGGAATGGGGTCTCTTCTCCCTAGCTCTGGAGCTGGTAGCAGCCAGACATGGGCCAGTAAATTatcttctttccctccccctttctctggCTCAGCCAAACCCTCCCTCAGTAATCAGTGGCTTAAGACAACTGAAGTGGATGAGGCCAttccaggacttgcatctgatTGGGATATGACTGACACCAGCAGTGCATCCAGCCTAACTTTGGCATCTTTTGCCAGTTTGCACTCTGTGGACAGCTCAGGGGTGCCCTCCGGTGGCAGATGGGCAACACTCTTGCCCAGTGACCCAGCACTCTCTCCTGAGCCTGGCTCTGAGAATCCTGTCTCTGCAACACAACAGCTTTCTAGATTGGTGGTCACCACAGACAGTCCGTCATCTGCCAGGCAGGTATCCCCAGAAAGCTACtcctggggggagcaggggagcaGAGGTAGAGCCCCAGGAGTACAGCACAGCACCCAACTCCGAGAGAGACGAGCAGAACAAGAAGAGGGCCTGGCCAAGAACAGGGAACCGGAGGATAGCATGTCAGGTCCCAGCTTTGATCCGAACTTGATTCCTCCGAACACAGACAAGCACATCAAGGAGCCAGGAGCCAGAGACACCCAAGGGATGGCTGTGCCTTATGTGGTGGTGCCCAGTGTCCTGGGAATCCTGTTGGCAGTGGGAGGCCTGCTGTTCTACATGCATAAATCCAGG ATCCTAGCCAGGAGGCGACTACAGAGAAATGAGAGAAACATGGAAAGGTCAGAAGGAAG GCCACTGAATAGAGGGGAGGAACATATGGAGTTGCAGATACAGGAGGAACTATGA
- the CSF1 gene encoding macrophage colony-stimulating factor 1 isoform X1, with product MTAHVVLALLLLAACTIHGAEQNHRGCNRLITDSHLRSLSDLIDSQMKPSCLRSFQYVDERELNNTECFLRAAHSPLKNILDGIEFKSNTPNHKKLEEVKVLHLKVGSCMDEDGHDEDESKHCIKRFYLTAEEMLQLVYSYFSKAKQFFYKANFSHDCSSVFQKCSDSQGKGTTSPGVVTDLDCKCPATSSMNGGGSVSLLPTFEPFSSIADQLDSKEAAASTLHLSKLPGTTQTQGGSEGRTRTRMHRSTQKGQGAAESMDFRVNTDAIMSSPPEEIALAAVSQGLDPLSMDTASLLDPSLILHLWSPRLRNIHSHPSRPSQQHTESMGMGSLLPSSGAGSSQTWASKLSSFPPPFSGSAKPSLSNQWLKTTEVDEAIPGLASDWDMTDTSSASSLTLASFASLHSVDSSGVPSGGRWATLLPSDPALSPEPGSENPVSATQQLSRLVVTTDSPSSARQVSPESYSWGEQGSRGRAPGVQHSTQLRERRAEQEEGLAKNREPEDSMSGPSFDPNLIPPNTDKHIKEPGARDTQGMAVPYVVVPSVLGILLAVGGLLFYMHKSRILARRRLQRNERNMERSEGRPLNRGEEHMELQIQEEL from the exons ATGACCGCCCACGTTGTATTGGCCTTGCTCCTCCTTGCAGCCTGCACTATCCATGGGGCAGAACAGAACCACAGAGGGTGCAATCGGCTCATCACTGATTCTCACCTAAGGAGCCTGTCTGATCTG ATTGATAGCCAGATGAAACCCTCCTGCTTGCGGTCCTTTCAGTATGTGGATGAGAGAGAGCTG AACAACACTGAATGCTTTCTCAGAGCGGCACATTCACCACTAAAAAACATTCTTGATGGAATTGAATTCAAGAGCAATACTCCAAATCATAAGAAGCTAGAAGAGGTAAAAGTCTTACACTTGAAAGTTGGAAGCTGCATGGATGAAGATGGACATGATGAAGATGAGAGCAAG CACTGCATCAAGAGGTTCTACCTGACTGCAGAGGAGATGCTGCAGCTGGTGTACAGCTACTTCAGCAAAGCTAAACAATTCTTTTATAAAGCAAATTTCAGCCATGATTGCAGCAGTGTCTTCCAGAAGTGTTCAGACTCTCAAGGAAAGGGGACAACTtctccag GTGTGGTGACTGACCTGGATTGCAAGTGTCCAGCCACAAGCTCTATGAATGGGGGAGGCTCAGTTTCTCTCCTTCCAACCTTTGAGCCATTCTCTTCCATTGCAGACCAGCTGGACAGCAAAGAGGCAGCTGCCAGCACTCTCCATCTATCTAAGTTGCCTGGCACCACGCAGACTCAAGGCGGGTCAGAGGGTAGGACCAGGACCAGGATGCATAGGAGCACCCAAAAGGGCCAAGGAGCTGCAGAGAGCATGGATTTCAGGGTCAACACTGATGCTATCATGTCCTCGCCACCAGAAGAAATAGCATTGGCAGCTGTGTCACAGGGGCTTGACCCTCTGTCCATGGACACTGCATCCCTCCTGGATCCATCCCTAATCCTGCATCTGTGGTCCCCCAGGCTCAGAAACATTCATTCCCATCCCTCTCGTCCTAGTCAGCAACACACTGAATCCATGGGAATGGGGTCTCTTCTCCCTAGCTCTGGAGCTGGTAGCAGCCAGACATGGGCCAGTAAATTatcttctttccctccccctttctctggCTCAGCCAAACCCTCCCTCAGTAATCAGTGGCTTAAGACAACTGAAGTGGATGAGGCCAttccaggacttgcatctgatTGGGATATGACTGACACCAGCAGTGCATCCAGCCTAACTTTGGCATCTTTTGCCAGTTTGCACTCTGTGGACAGCTCAGGGGTGCCCTCCGGTGGCAGATGGGCAACACTCTTGCCCAGTGACCCAGCACTCTCTCCTGAGCCTGGCTCTGAGAATCCTGTCTCTGCAACACAACAGCTTTCTAGATTGGTGGTCACCACAGACAGTCCGTCATCTGCCAGGCAGGTATCCCCAGAAAGCTACtcctggggggagcaggggagcaGAGGTAGAGCCCCAGGAGTACAGCACAGCACCCAACTCCGAGAGAGACGAGCAGAACAAGAAGAGGGCCTGGCCAAGAACAGGGAACCGGAGGATAGCATGTCAGGTCCCAGCTTTGATCCGAACTTGATTCCTCCGAACACAGACAAGCACATCAAGGAGCCAGGAGCCAGAGACACCCAAGGGATGGCTGTGCCTTATGTGGTGGTGCCCAGTGTCCTGGGAATCCTGTTGGCAGTGGGAGGCCTGCTGTTCTACATGCATAAATCCAGG ATCCTAGCCAGGAGGCGACTACAGAGAAATGAGAGAAACATGGAAAGGTCAGAAGGAAG GCCACTGAATAGAGGGGAGGAACATATGGAGTTGCAGATACAGGAGGAACTATGA